TCCGACCTGGCGCGGTACAAGGAATGGCTGAGCATCCACCGCGTGTGGCGCAGCAAGCTGCCCGAGACGCTCGAGAAGGGCACGACCCTCGAATCCATCGTCGAGGTGAAGGGAATGCCGAACCGGATCAAGTGGACCATCGTCCACTACCGCCCGCCGGAGACGATGACGCTCAACGGCGACGGTAAAGGCGGCGTCAAGGTCAAGCTGATGGGCAAGGTCAAACCGTCGGGCGACGGGTCGACGGTGACCTTCGACGTGCACCTCGGCGGGCCGGCGTTGTTCGGTCCGATCGGCATGGTGGTCGCGGGGGCACTCAAGGGTGACATCCAGCAGTCGTTGAACCGGTTCAAGGCGATCTTCACGCCGGCCTGACCGCATGCGATTCGAACGCGCCGTCCCGATCCTGCGGGTGTTCGACGCCGCCAAGGCCGACGAGTTCTATCTCGGCTATCTCGGTTTCACCACCGACTGGGAGCACCGGTTCGAACCCGGCATGCCGCTGTATCGCCAGATCAGCCGCTCGGAGTTGATCATTCACCTCTCCGAGCACCACGGCGACGGGACGCCGGGCAGCGCCGTGTTCCTGCCGATGCACGGCATCGCGCAGTTCCACGCCGAACTCGCCGCCAAGGATTACGCCTTCGCCCGCCCCGGCCTCGAACGCGAACCCTGGGGCATAACCATCGACGTCGCCGATCCCTTCGGCAACCAACTGCGCTTCTGCGACAACGACGCTCAGAAGGGTGGTGGTTCGTAGGTGGCGGCCAGCCAGGCTTGGTGTTGGCGTTGTTGTTCGGTGATGATTTCGGTGCGTTTGCGGCGTTCGGTGGCGATGCGCTCGCGGCGGTCTTGTTCTCGGGTCTGTCGGCGTCGCGGCATCATCGCGATGCGGTCGGGGCTTTCGGGTGGTAGTGGTGTGGTTTCGACGGTGCCGGTGGGTTGTCGCAGCGCGGGGAACATGCTCGCGCCGTGTGCCTGTGAGCGGTAGGTGTGTCCGGTGGGTGCGGTGAGCACGATGGTGCCGTCGGGCAGTTGTTCGTCTGTGAAGCCGCCGGCGCCGGTGTTGAACGTTTTGGTGATGTGGTGGATTCGGCAGTAGTGCTTGGTGTTGGACGGGTGTGTCGGTCCGTAGGGCCAGGGCACCGTGTGGTCGATGTCGCAGCGCTGCACGGGTTTGTCGCATCCTGGCCAGCGACATGTCAGGTCGCGCCAGCGTAGGAATTCGGTCAGCGTGGCGTTGGGGCGATAGCCGGTTTGTGCGGCGGTGTCGGCGGTCGGTACGGTCACCGGTTTGGTCTGGGCCGCAGGGAGCAGGTTGCGCACGGACTGGGCCGGAAGAACGCCGAATCCGGGTAGGTAGCCGGGTTTGTCGCTGGTTCCTGCGATGGTGCCCTGTTCGGCGAGTACATGGATGACCGCGGCATTGGCGGCGGCGCGGTTGGCGCGTGCCGGGCAGTCGTCGAGCCCGCACTGGCAGGCCAATGTCGCCTCGCCGCGTGCCAGCGGGCCGCACGCGTCGGCGCGTCGCTGGGATTTGGTGCGCGGATCGTTGCTACAGACGGTGTCGGCCAACGCATCCAACCGTTGATCGAGGGCTGCTCCGTCTTCGGCGTGCAACCTGCCTGACACGAAGGCCGTTCCGGCGGTGTCGCCGGGGTCGATATCGATGTATCGGTGCTTGTCGGCGTCCGGTGGCACGCGCACGGCGGCCGGGTCGAATTCGGCGATGAACAGATCGATGCGGTCGCGCAGTTTGTTCTTCGACAGTTTCATCCACTTTTCGACCCGCCCGGCCATGGCTTCATCGAGTTCGACCATGACGTCGTCGGCGACGTTGTCGGTGCGCGCGACGATCATCGAGACCATCCGGTAGTCGATCAGGCCGCGACACAGCCGTTTGAACACCTGCGGGTGCCGGTCGCGCAGCGTGATCGCCGTCTCGACCTGCCATACCGCCCGCGAGTGGCTGATGTTGAGTACCGGCGATATCTCTGCGGCCACCGAGGAGATCGAATCAGCACAGTACATCTGACGTCCGACCATCTCCGGGAACCGCCGACCGGCCAACTCGGCAACCAGAAACCACCGCCGCCCCAACGCCGCAGACTCCTCACGAACCTCCTCACCCATGAAGGTGATCAGATCCGCGTCCGTGGCGCCGTAAGCGGGATCGTACATATGTTCGATACTACTCGGGTCCACCGACATTGAACGTGCACGACGAAAAGGATCTAAGCAAGGGCAGCAGACCCGCCCACGGCGCACCACTGCGGCCGGTCAGCACGGTCAGGATCTGCCGCCGCTCCGCCAACCCCTCCGGCAGCAACGGCAGTGCCCAATCGTGGACCTGGCCCTTGCGGAGAATGAACGTGAACTGAGATCCGGCCGTCGCCAGTGCCTTTTCCTGCAGCACCAGGCTCGCCGGTGTCGGCGACCCGCGCCGGACGAGTTCCTGACCCGCGGCCAACGCGAGACCCCCGCCTGCCGAATCTCCGTACACCGTCACCTGTTTCGCGCTGTGCTCGTCGATCACCGCGGACAGGAGGTCCGCGATACGCGGAACCTCAACACCGGCGGTGCTGTGCGGCGCCAATCCGTACATCGGCACGACCACCGTCGCGCCGGTGTCGCGGGCGATCGCGGCGTAGTCGAACCAAGTGGATCACGGTCGGTTGGATCACGTACGCGCCGCCGTGCAGCGCGACGACATGTCGACCCGACGGCGAGGGCGGCGTCAAGGTCCAGACCGGCATGCCGTCGAACTCGTCCCGTGCCACCTGCAGCCCCAACGTGGTGAAAAAGGGCGGGTGGTCCGTCGCGACGAACGAGGTCAGGGTCGCCGAAGTCAAGCCCGACGGCGCTGGTGAACGTGGTCACCACGCGCTTCGGGCTCGCCCAGCAGGTCCCGGTACACCGACGGCCGCACCGCCTGCGCATCGGGGAGGAAACCGAAGATCGCCCAGTCGTGGAGCCGCCCCCGGCTCAAGTTGAAGGTGAAATTGTCGTACCCGTTTTCGGTGACCAGCTGCTGCAGCCGCAAAGTGTCTGGGGTGAGCAGGTCCAGTGATCCGGAGTAGACCGCGATCGGTGGTAGCCCTTCTATCGACCCGTACAGCGGGCTGGCGTACCGGTGATCGACGCCGAGTACCCCGCCCCAGTCCTGGCCTGCCCGAACAAGATTCGGCACATCGAGGAGCGGGTCGCCAGGGTCGAGCTGGCGGCTCAGCGGATCGCTGACCGTCGCATCGAGCCACGGCGCGAACAACACCATGCGCTCCGGCACCGCCGACCCCCGATGTACCAGCTCCTGCACCGCGGCGAGCGCGATGCCGCCGCCTGCCGAGTCCCCGATGACGCTGACGTTGTCGGCGCCGTGCTCGGTGATGAGCTGTTCGAGGTAATCCGCCGTCTGAGGAACGACGACATCTGCCGTGCCACCGTCCGGGACAAGCGGGTAGAGCGGCACGAGCACCGTCGCACCGGTATCGCGCGCCATGTCGGTGTAGGTCCACCAGTGGAACAGGCTGGCTTCGGCGACATAGGCGCCGCCGTGCAGCGCGACGATGTACTTGCCCGACGGATCCTGCGGCCGCAGCGACCACACCGGTGTGCCCTCGAACTCGGTGCGCTCCACCCTCAGGCCGTGCCGGAAGAAAAACGGCGGCACCCCGTCGGTGAACAGCGGCACCTCCAGGCTGGTGAAGGTGAGCAGGCCGCCGAACGGTTTGAGCACGAGATCGACGACCCGCAGACCGGTGACCACGAGTTCGTGGACGAGACTCGGTGCGCCGGTGTACTGGCTTTCCCAATCGGCAGCGACGTCCGGCGCCGCGATCTCGCGCCGCGCGGCGGCCAGGAACGCCCATTCCGCCGGTGTATTGACCGGTATTTCGGGGGCGCCGCCCGCGGTCGAGAGCGGGCTGAGCGCCGCGGCGACAGATTCCGGTGGCGGAGGCAGGTCGACGGTGCCCTCCGCCGGCTCATCGGCCTCGACGACCTCGTCGGGCATGTCGACCTCTTCGGGAACGTCGAGCACGGGTCGCTCGTCGACCGGGTCCGGCTCGGTCACAACGACGGTGGCAGGGGCGGCGTCAGCCTCCGGCTCCACCGGTGTGCTCAACCGGGACTTCTTCGACTTCGGGCGCGACTCGGTGTCGTCGGTGTCGGTTTCGTCTTCGGCGGCGTCGATTTCGTCGTCGACTCTGTCGACCTCGTCTTTTTCGTTGTCGTCATTCTGCGCTGACGCAGGTGTCGAATCTTCAGACGCCTTCTCGGAGCTCTCTGACGCCGCGGACTCGCTACCGGAATCCGTCGGATCGGCAAGCGCCACACCGCAGCCGAGCCCAGTCCAGATCGCAACACCAAGCCCGACGGATGCGATCAGGCAGCTCGCCCGGTTGAGCATGCTCACTCCTTCGACGGTGATGACACTGTCACTGCAAACGCTCGCGCAGTGCGCGTTTGAGCACTTTGCCGTAACTGTTCTTCGGCAGCTCGTCGATGAACTCGTAGCGCTTCGGCCGCTTGAACCGGGCGATCCGCTCGAGCAGATGGGCGTCGAGTTCCTCGACGGTCACATCGCCGACGACGAACGCGACCACCACCTCGCCCCACTCCTCGTCGGGCGCACCGACGACGCCGGCCTCGATCACGCCGGGATGCTCGAGCAGTACCTCTTCGACCTCACGGGGATAGATGTTGCTGCCGCCGCTGATCACCACGTCCTTGGACCGGTCACGGAGCGTGAGGTAACCGCGGTCGTCGAACGACCCCATGTCGCCGGTGCGCAGCCACCCGTTCTGCAGCGTCGCGGCCGTCGCATCGGGGTTGTTCCAGTAGCCGGACATGACGACGTCTCCGTGGCAGACGATTTCGCCGATTTCACCGACCGCGGCGGGCGTCCCGTCGTCGCTCAGCACCGCGACGTCGACACCGGAGCGGGCGTAACCCACCGACCCCAGCACCGCATCGTCGGCGTCGACGTGGTCGTGCCTGCGCAGCCCGGTGATCGTCATCGGCGCCTCACCCTGGCCGTACAACTGCACGAACACCGGTCCGAACGCCGCCATCGCCTTCTTCAAGCTGTCGACGTACATCGGCCCGCCGCCGTAGACGATGGTCCGCAGATTGGCCGGGCACGAACGGCCGGTCTGCACCAGCCGCTGCACCATCGTCGGCGCGAGGAACGCGCTGCAGCCGGGATGGCTCTCGCACAGGTCGAGGAACTCGTCGGGCTCGAACGCCGCCGACTCCGGGATCACCTGCCGCGCACCGCGCAACACGTACGGCGGGACGTACAGACCCGATCCGTGCGACATCGGCGCACCGTGCACCAGGCTGCAGTTCTCGTCGGGCGCGTCGAAATCGGCCAGGTGCGACACCGTCATCGCCATCAGGTTGCGGTGCGACAGCATCGCCCCCTTGGACTTGCCGGTCGTTCCGCTGGTGTAGAACAACCACGCCAGCGTCTCGGCATCCGTCACCGGCGGCGCCAAAGCCTCACCGGCGAACCGGTTCTCGTATGCCGGGGTGCCGATCACCTCGAGCGGGGCGTCGAGCGTCGGCGCGATCTTCGGTGACGCGAACACCTGCGTCGCACCGGAGTCTTCGAGGATCTGCCCCATCTCGCGCGGATGCAGCTTGTAGTTGATCGGCACGTACACGCATTCGGCCGCCCACACCGCGAACATCAACTCGATGATCTCGGGCCGGTTCTCGCTGGCGACCGCGACGCGGGTGCCGGGTTGTCCGAGCGTGGCCGCCAGCCGCAGCGCCCGCTCCCGCAGCTGCGCCCACGTATGCACCTGCCGCGCACCGAGATACACCGCGCCGCGCTCGCCGAACCGGCTCGCGGCCTGGTCGAGCAGCGCGAACAGGTTCACTGCCGTGCCACCCACTCGGCGTTGAGCGCGAAGTCGGACAGGTACTTCGTCGAACTCCAGCCGCCGTCGACGACGATCGTCTGACCGTTGATGAAACTCGCGCCGTCCGAACACAGGAACGCCACGGTGCTCGCGATGTCGTTGACCTCACCCAGCCGCGGGTACGGCGTCATCTCCGTGTTGATCTTGCGGAACCGGTCGTCTTCCAACCGGGTGGCCACCATCGGGGTCAACGTCACTCCAGGAGCCACCGCGTTGCACCGGATGCCCTGCGGCCCGTACTGGCACGCGATGTGCTGCGTCAGCGAGGTCAAGCCGCCCTTGGCCGCCGAGTACGCACCGCCGCGCAGCCCGCCCACCACCGCGAACGTCGACGTCACGTTGACGATCCCCGAACCGGACTCCATGTGCCCGATGACATCGCGGGCCAACCGGAACGGCGCCCGCAGCATCAGCCCGAGGAAGTAGTCCAACGAGTCGTCGTCGGTCTCGTGTAACGGCTTCGGGCTCCCCACACCCGCGTTGTTGACCAGAAAGTCGATGCGGCCCCACCGGTCGAGCGCCGCCGCCACGATGCGCTGCGGCGCGTCGTCGGCGGTGAGGTCGACGGCGACGGTGGCCACCCGGTCAGGGTCACCGATCGCCGCCTCCAGGTCGGCGAGCCGGTTCGCGTCACGCCCGGTGCCCAGCACCGCCATCCCCATCTCGGCGAGCTTCGTCGCGCAGCCGAAGCCGATCCCGCTGCTGGCGCCCGTCACGATCGCTACCTGCATTCCAGCTCCGCTCGTATCCGATGTTTCAACACTTTCCCGGCGTCGTTCTTGGGCAACGACTCCCACACCGCCACCTGCTCGGGCGCCTTGAACCGCGCCAGGCCTTGCTCCTCGAGCAGGGCGCGCATGCCCGCGACATCGGGCGGCGGTTCGTCGGTTGCCACCACGACCGCGCAGGCCCGCTCCCCGGTGCGCTCGTCGGGCACACCGACGATCGCGATCTCGGCGATGCCCGGGTGGCCGATCAGGATGTCTTCGATCTCCTTGGGGGAGATGTTCTCGCCGTTGCGGATGATGATGTCTTTGGCGCGGCCGGTGACCACCAAGTAGCCGTCGTCGACCCACCGGCCGAGATCGCCCGTGCGGAAATAGCCGTCCTCGTCGAAGGCCTCGGTCTCGTCCGCCAGATGCAGATAACCCACCAGCATCTGCGGTCCGCGCGCGCAGATCTCCTCACCGGCGAGCTTGATCTCCGCGATGCCCGGCCTGCCGTCGGTGTCGGCGGCGTGGTCGGTGTCGCCGAGCGCGCCGACGGTGGTGACCGGCACCTCGGTCGAGCCGTACACCCGCGACACCGTCGCAGCCTCGAAATAGTCGGTGGCCCTGCGGATCAGCGACGGCGGGACCGACGCGCCGCCGCAGATGAAGACCTTCAGATCCGGCAGCTGGGTCCCTGCACGCTGCGCGGCGGCGAGCAGTCCGTCGAGGAACGGTGTGGCACCGGCCATGTGGGTGACGCGTTCACCGAGCATCAAGCCGACCGCGGCGTCGGGGTCCCAGCGTTGCATCAGCACCGCGGTACTGCCCAGCAGCAGCGGACACTCGAACGCGTAGATGGACCCGCCGATGTGCGCGATCGGCGACGGCACCAAGAACGTGTCGCCGGCATCGACGCGCCAGTGCTCGCCGATCTGACGGATCAATGCGTGGATCGAATTGTGCGTGTGCAGGACGCCTTTCGGGCGTCCGGTCGTGCCCGAGGTGTAAAGGATCATCCGGACGCTGTCGGCGTTGAGCACCGGCAGCACGGCCGTGCCCGCGCCGCCGAACAGCGACTCGTACGGGGTGTGCGCACCGGCCTCACCGCGGACGACGACGACCTCCGGCGGTGCGGTCATCGCCGCGGTGACCCGGTCGAGCATCGCGGCGTAGTCGAAACCGTTGAACGACGCCGGCACGAACACCGCCCGGCAGTCCGAATCGCCCAGGATGAAGCTCAACTCGTGGTCACGCAGCGACGGCAGGATCGGGTTCACCACCATGCCGGCCAGCGTCGCGCCGAGATAGATGACGGCGGCCTCATACCAGTTCGGCAGCATGAACGACACCACGCTGCCGGCGGGCATGCGCGCCATCAACGCCTGCGCCACCGCCACCGCCCGGTCGTGCAGTTCCCGGCAGCTCAGCCGAACATCACCGTCCACCAACGCCGTCCGGTCAGGGGTGGCCGCGGCGGCGTCGCGCAGCGAGTCGGCCAGGGTTTCGTGCACCCACAACCCGCGCCGATAGGCGTCGGCGCTGCGCTTCTCGTCGACCCGCACGGCCTAACCCTTCACCCGGCGCATGGTCATCGAGTGCCGGTACCGCGACGACGGGTGCGTGTTGACGGTCACCTGTGCGACCTCACCGTCGGACGTCGTGTAGCTGCGGCGCATCTCCAACGCAGCGGTGCCCGCGTCGACCTTGAGTACTCCGGCGAGTTCCGGTGTGACGGTGACGGCGGCCATCTCCTGGTGCACCTCGACGATGCTGACCCCGAACAGATCCTCGATCAGCGGGAAGATCGGCCCCGAATGTCGTTGCAACAGACGGCCGACCGCCGCGAACGCCCGGTTGATGTAGTACTCGGTGGTGCACACGGGGGTGTCGTCGCCTTCGGCGCGGCGGCACCCCTTGACCGCCAGCCACTGCGAGCCGGCCTCCAGGCCGGTGCGCGCCGCCGTCGCGTCGTCGACGGTCACCATCGCGTTCGACTCGATCGCCAGTTGCGCCCCCGCTGCGAACGCCAACAGGTCGTCGATCGACACGACGTCCTGGGCGTACGAATTGGTGGTGGGACGCGGCACCACCAGCGTGCCCGCGCGGGGCCGCGACGCGATCAAGTTGTCCTCGCGCAGCCTTCGCAGCGCCTCACGCACCGTGTAGCGGCTCACGGCGAACCGCTCACACAGCTGCTGTTCGGTGGGCAGCTGGGAGCCGACCGGATAGATCCCGTCGACGATCTCCTTGCGCAGCGTCCGCGCCACCTGCAGGTAGCGATGGTCGGTGGGGCTGACGGTCATGTGCGCCGCAGCGCGAGCACGCTGCCCTCGCCGTCAGCCGACACGTACAGCGTGCCGTCGCGTCCGACGGTGATCCCCGCGAACGGGCCCTGCGGGCCGGAGAACGGCGGCATGCCCTTGAGCGGTTTCGGTTCCACGCCCGCCGGCGGGCCCACCGGCAGCCCCGACGCGATCGTCGTGCGCGTGTTAGTCGTGAGATCGACCGCGACAACCTCTTTCGCGCCCGCATCGACGATGTAGAGCACGCCGTCGGCGACCGCGATGCCCTGCGGCCGCTGCAGGCCGTCCACCACCGTCTCGGTCCCGCCACCCACGGCCACCACCCGGCCCGCACCGGACTCGGCGACCAGCGCGCGACCGTCGGGCCCGAACGCGACACCGACCGGAGCCCGCAGGTCCGACGCCAACACCGCGGAACCGCCCGGCCGCAGCGCGTGCACCCGCCCGGTGCCGAGTTCGGCGAACACGATCTTTTCGTCGGCCCCGACCGCCACGCCGTACAGCTGATCGAAACCGTCCGCCAGGTAATCGGTTTCCCCGTCGGCCGGCCGGTACCGGCCGATC
The window above is part of the Mycolicibacterium rutilum genome. Proteins encoded here:
- a CDS encoding type II toxin-antitoxin system Rv0910 family toxin, producing the protein MAKLSVSVDVPLPPEQAWACASDLARYKEWLSIHRVWRSKLPETLEKGTTLESIVEVKGMPNRIKWTIVHYRPPETMTLNGDGKGGVKVKLMGKVKPSGDGSTVTFDVHLGGPALFGPIGMVVAGALKGDIQQSLNRFKAIFTPA
- a CDS encoding glyoxalase superfamily protein, whose translation is MRFERAVPILRVFDAAKADEFYLGYLGFTTDWEHRFEPGMPLYRQISRSELIIHLSEHHGDGTPGSAVFLPMHGIAQFHAELAAKDYAFARPGLEREPWGITIDVADPFGNQLRFCDNDAQKGGGS
- a CDS encoding HNH endonuclease signature motif containing protein, with translation MSVDPSSIEHMYDPAYGATDADLITFMGEEVREESAALGRRWFLVAELAGRRFPEMVGRQMYCADSISSVAAEISPVLNISHSRAVWQVETAITLRDRHPQVFKRLCRGLIDYRMVSMIVARTDNVADDVMVELDEAMAGRVEKWMKLSKNKLRDRIDLFIAEFDPAAVRVPPDADKHRYIDIDPGDTAGTAFVSGRLHAEDGAALDQRLDALADTVCSNDPRTKSQRRADACGPLARGEATLACQCGLDDCPARANRAAANAAVIHVLAEQGTIAGTSDKPGYLPGFGVLPAQSVRNLLPAAQTKPVTVPTADTAAQTGYRPNATLTEFLRWRDLTCRWPGCDKPVQRCDIDHTVPWPYGPTHPSNTKHYCRIHHITKTFNTGAGGFTDEQLPDGTIVLTAPTGHTYRSQAHGASMFPALRQPTGTVETTPLPPESPDRIAMMPRRRQTREQDRRERIATERRKRTEIITEQQRQHQAWLAATYEPPPF
- a CDS encoding alpha/beta hydrolase fold domain-containing protein — encoded protein: MARDTGATVVVPMYGLAPHSTAGVEVPRIADLLSAVIDEHSAKQVTVYGDSAGGGLALAAGQELVRRGSPTPASLVLQEKALATAGSQFTFILRKGQVHDWALPLLPEGLAERRQILTVLTGRSGAPWAGLLPLLRSFSSCTFNVGGPE
- a CDS encoding alpha/beta hydrolase, coding for MLNRASCLIASVGLGVAIWTGLGCGVALADPTDSGSESAASESSEKASEDSTPASAQNDDNEKDEVDRVDDEIDAAEDETDTDDTESRPKSKKSRLSTPVEPEADAAPATVVVTEPDPVDERPVLDVPEEVDMPDEVVEADEPAEGTVDLPPPPESVAAALSPLSTAGGAPEIPVNTPAEWAFLAAARREIAAPDVAADWESQYTGAPSLVHELVVTGLRVVDLVLKPFGGLLTFTSLEVPLFTDGVPPFFFRHGLRVERTEFEGTPVWSLRPQDPSGKYIVALHGGAYVAEASLFHWWTYTDMARDTGATVLVPLYPLVPDGGTADVVVPQTADYLEQLITEHGADNVSVIGDSAGGGIALAAVQELVHRGSAVPERMVLFAPWLDATVSDPLSRQLDPGDPLLDVPNLVRAGQDWGGVLGVDHRYASPLYGSIEGLPPIAVYSGSLDLLTPDTLRLQQLVTENGYDNFTFNLSRGRLHDWAIFGFLPDAQAVRPSVYRDLLGEPEARGDHVHQRRRA
- a CDS encoding acyl-CoA synthetase, with amino-acid sequence MNLFALLDQAASRFGERGAVYLGARQVHTWAQLRERALRLAATLGQPGTRVAVASENRPEIIELMFAVWAAECVYVPINYKLHPREMGQILEDSGATQVFASPKIAPTLDAPLEVIGTPAYENRFAGEALAPPVTDAETLAWLFYTSGTTGKSKGAMLSHRNLMAMTVSHLADFDAPDENCSLVHGAPMSHGSGLYVPPYVLRGARQVIPESAAFEPDEFLDLCESHPGCSAFLAPTMVQRLVQTGRSCPANLRTIVYGGGPMYVDSLKKAMAAFGPVFVQLYGQGEAPMTITGLRRHDHVDADDAVLGSVGYARSGVDVAVLSDDGTPAAVGEIGEIVCHGDVVMSGYWNNPDATAATLQNGWLRTGDMGSFDDRGYLTLRDRSKDVVISGGSNIYPREVEEVLLEHPGVIEAGVVGAPDEEWGEVVVAFVVGDVTVEELDAHLLERIARFKRPKRYEFIDELPKNSYGKVLKRALRERLQ
- a CDS encoding SDR family NAD(P)-dependent oxidoreductase translates to MQVAIVTGASSGIGFGCATKLAEMGMAVLGTGRDANRLADLEAAIGDPDRVATVAVDLTADDAPQRIVAAALDRWGRIDFLVNNAGVGSPKPLHETDDDSLDYFLGLMLRAPFRLARDVIGHMESGSGIVNVTSTFAVVGGLRGGAYSAAKGGLTSLTQHIACQYGPQGIRCNAVAPGVTLTPMVATRLEDDRFRKINTEMTPYPRLGEVNDIASTVAFLCSDGASFINGQTIVVDGGWSSTKYLSDFALNAEWVARQ
- a CDS encoding AMP-binding protein, with the protein product MRVDEKRSADAYRRGLWVHETLADSLRDAAAATPDRTALVDGDVRLSCRELHDRAVAVAQALMARMPAGSVVSFMLPNWYEAAVIYLGATLAGMVVNPILPSLRDHELSFILGDSDCRAVFVPASFNGFDYAAMLDRVTAAMTAPPEVVVVRGEAGAHTPYESLFGGAGTAVLPVLNADSVRMILYTSGTTGRPKGVLHTHNSIHALIRQIGEHWRVDAGDTFLVPSPIAHIGGSIYAFECPLLLGSTAVLMQRWDPDAAVGLMLGERVTHMAGATPFLDGLLAAAQRAGTQLPDLKVFICGGASVPPSLIRRATDYFEAATVSRVYGSTEVPVTTVGALGDTDHAADTDGRPGIAEIKLAGEEICARGPQMLVGYLHLADETEAFDEDGYFRTGDLGRWVDDGYLVVTGRAKDIIIRNGENISPKEIEDILIGHPGIAEIAIVGVPDERTGERACAVVVATDEPPPDVAGMRALLEEQGLARFKAPEQVAVWESLPKNDAGKVLKHRIRAELECR
- a CDS encoding GntR family transcriptional regulator, which codes for MTVSPTDHRYLQVARTLRKEIVDGIYPVGSQLPTEQQLCERFAVSRYTVREALRRLREDNLIASRPRAGTLVVPRPTTNSYAQDVVSIDDLLAFAAGAQLAIESNAMVTVDDATAARTGLEAGSQWLAVKGCRRAEGDDTPVCTTEYYINRAFAAVGRLLQRHSGPIFPLIEDLFGVSIVEVHQEMAAVTVTPELAGVLKVDAGTAALEMRRSYTTSDGEVAQVTVNTHPSSRYRHSMTMRRVKG